The proteins below are encoded in one region of Ciconia boyciana chromosome 19, ASM3463844v1, whole genome shotgun sequence:
- the C19H1orf50 gene encoding uncharacterized protein C1orf50 homolog, whose protein sequence is MAAEGGAEPGGGGGLGLGLALVEGSAGRAARVGDPGDLVALARQVQQADDFIRANACNKLTVIAEQIRYLQEQARKVLDEANRDADLHHVACNLVKKPGNIYYMYRRESGQRYFSILSPKEWGTSPHEFLGAYKLQHDMSWTPFEDIERRDAEINILDKLLSRQAALPPCTEPNFQGLTK, encoded by the exons ATGGCGGCGGAgggcggcgcggagcccggcggcggtggcggcctgggcctgggcctggccCTGGTGGAGGGCAGCGcaggccgcgccgcccgcgTCGGGGACCCCGGGGACCTGGTGGCCCTGGCCCGGCAGGTGCAGCAG GCGGACGACTTCATCCGAGCGAACGCCTGCAATAAATTGACCGTCATCGCCGAGCAGATCCGGTACTTGCAGGAGCAGGCTCGGAAG gTCTTGGATGAAGCTAACAGAGATGCTGATCTGCACCACGTGGCCTGCAACCTTGTGAAGAAGCCAGGAAACATTTACTACATGTACAGGCGGGAGAGTGGCCAGCGATACTTCTCCATCCTGTCTCCCAAG GAATGGGGGACCAGTCCCCACGAATTTCTGGGTGCCTATAAGCTCCAGCACGACATGTCCTGGACTCCATTTGAGGACATTGAGAGACGAGATGCTGAAATAAACATCCTGGATAAGCTGCTGAGCcggcaggcagcgctgcccccgTGTACAGAGCCCAACTTCCAGGGCCTCACCAAGTGA
- the P3H1 gene encoding prolyl 3-hydroxylase 1 encodes MALPALLPVLPLLGLLVRAATPPAPVPADPPLPAQPPDVLFAAGAEAYARGDWPAVVLQMERALRARAAVRSRLVRCRLRCANATAGPAEGAEPQPEPVLRDLLFFRGLLRRAACLRGCGPAAPSRYRLGDELDREFSKRSPYNYLQVAYFKMNRPAQAAAAAHTFFMANPGHQEMRQNLEYYQAMAGVREDDFTDLEAKPHLSEFRLGVRFYTEEQPAAAVLHLEKALEEYFVADAECRALCEGPYDYEGYNYLEYNADLFQAITDHYMQVLSCKQGCVTELASQPGREKPLEDFLPSHFNYLQFAYYNNGNYEKAIECAKTYLLFFPNDEVMNQNLAYYTAVLGENLAGPIQPREEIQAYHQRSLMEKELLFFSYDVFGIPFVDPDTWTPEEVIPKRLREKQKVERETAARISEEIGNLMKEIETLVEEKAKESADMSKFIREGGPLVYEGASVTMNSKTLNGSQRVVVDGVLSAEECRELQRLTNAAASAGDGYRGKTSPHTPSETFYGVTVLKALKLGQEGKVPLQSAYLYYNVTEKVRHMMESYFRLEVPLHFSYSHLVCRTAIDEKQEGRSDNSHEVHVDNCILNAEAMVCVKEPPAYTFRDYSAILYLNGDFEGGAFYFTELDAKTETAEVQPQCGRAVGFSSGSENPHGVKAVTKGQRCAIALWFTLDPRHSERERVQADDLVKMLFGAEEGDLLQEMEPEQEPPATVAVGKDEL; translated from the exons ATGGCGCTGCCCGcgctgctgccggtgctgccgctgctggggctgctggtgcgGGCGGCGACGCCACCGGCGCCGGTACCGGCCGACCCCCCGCTGCCGGCCCAGCCACCGGACGTTCTGTTCGCTGCCGGCGCCGAGGCGTACGCTCGCGGCGACTGGCCCGCCGTGGTGCTGCAGATGGAGCGGGCGCTACGGGCCCGGGCGGCCGTGCGCTCCCGGTTGGTGCGGTGCCGCCTGCGCTGCGCCAACGCCACGGCCGGACCGGCGGAGGGGGCCGAGCCCCAGCCCGAACCGGTGCTCCGCGACCTGCTCTTCTTCCGGGGGCTGCTGCGCCGCGCCGCCTGCCTGCGGGGCTGCGGGCCCGCCGCGCCCTCCCGGTACCGACTGGGCGACGAGCTGGACCGCgagttcagcaagcgcagccCCTACAACTACCTCCAGGTCGCCTATTTCAAG ATGAACCGGCCGGCGCAGGCAGCAGCGGCGGCACACACCTTCTTCATGGCCAACCCCGGGCACCAGGAGATGAGGCAGAACCTGGAGTACTACCAAGCCATGGCGGGCGTCCGCGAGGACGACTTCACGGACCTGGAGGCCAAACCCCACCTG AGCGAGTTTCGGCTGGGCGTCCGGTTTTACACGGAGGAGCAGCCGGCCGCTGCCGTCCTGCACCTGGAGAAGGCGCTGGAGGAGTATTTTGTGGCGGATGCCGAGTGCCGTGCACTCTGCGAGGGACCCTACGACTACGAGGGCTACAACTACCTGGAGTACAACGCAGACCTTTTCCAGGCCATCACAG ATCACTACATGCAGGTGCTAAGCTGCAAGCAGGGCTGCGTTACAGAGCTGGCCTCCCAGCCCGGCCGAGAGAAACCTTTGGAGGATTTCCTGCCCTCACACTTCAACTACCTGCAGTTTGCCTACTACAACA atgGAAATTATGAAAAAGCCATTGAATGCGCCAAAACCTATTTGCTCTTCTTCCCAAATGATGAGGTGATGAACCAGAATTTGGCCTATTACACTGCTGTCCTGGGGGAGAACCTGGCAGGACCCATCCAACCCCGAGAG GAGATCCAGGCGTACCACCAGCGAAGCCTGATGGAGAAGGAGCTGCTCTTCTTCAGCTATGATGTCTTTGGCATCCCCTTCGTGGACCCA GACACATGGACTCCTGAAGAGGTGATACCAAAAAGGCTGCGAGAGAAACAAAA GGTGGAGCGGGAGACGGCAGCGCGCATCTCAGAGGAGATCGGCAACCTCATGAAGGAGATCGAGACACTGGTGGAGGAGAAGGCCAAGGAGTCTGCCGATATGAGCAAGTTCATCCGAGAAG GTGGCCCCTTGGTGTACGAAGGAGCCAGTGTCACCATGAACTCCAAGACTCTGAACGGCTCCCAGCGTGTCGTGGTGGACGGGGTCCTTTCCGCTGAGGAGTGCCGGGAGCTGCAGAGACTCACCAAC gcagctgcctcagCCGGGGATGGCTATCGTGGGAAGACATCTCCTCACACCCCCAGCGAGACCTTCTACGGCGTGACTGTCCTCAAGGCCCTCAAG CTGGGCCAGGAGGGCAAGGTGCCCCTGCAGAGCGCCTACCTCTACTACAACGTGACGGAGAAGGTGCGGCATATGATGGAGTCCTACTTCCGCCTGGAGGTCCCGCTCCACTTCTCCTACTCCCACCTGGTGTGCCGCACAGCCATTGATG AGAAGCAAGAAGGCCGGAGTGACAACAGCCACGAGGTGCATGTGGACAACTGCATCCTCAACGCGGAGGCCATGGTGTGCGTGAAGGAACCGCCAGCCTACACCTTCCGGGATTACAG TGCCATCCTCTACCTCAACGGGGACTTTGAAGGAGGAGCTTTCTACTTCACTGAGCTGGATGCCAAGACCGAGACT GCAGAGGTTCAGCCGCAGTGTGGTCGCGCCGTGGGCTTCTCCTCCGGCTCGGAGAACCCCCATGGGGTGAAAGCTGTGACTAAGGGCCAGCGCTGTGCCATCGCCCTCTGGTTCACCCTGGACCCTCGGCACAGCGAGCGG GAGCGCGTGCAGGCAGACGACCTGGTGAAGATGCTTTTCGGGGCAGAAGAGGGGGATTtgctgcaggagatggagcCAGAGCAGGAACCACCGGCTACCGTTGCAGTGGGGAAGGACGAGCTGTGA